Below is a window of Humulus lupulus chromosome 9, drHumLupu1.1, whole genome shotgun sequence DNA.
AGGACATTAAATTGGTTAATATCCTGTTTAACTGATATCTGGGTTCCCTGCCTCTTGACTCTTGACGTTTTTGGAGAAATCCATTGAGCTTCTACTTGATTAGGAGAAGTCTGAGCAGTAGCTAACTGAGTAGAGTTTTCTTGATTAATGACAGCAGTAGTAGCGGGACTAGCAATTGTTATAGACTCAGGAATTTTTTCACGTGGTTGAATTGTCGTCTTCGCCTCAGGTCGTCCTGTATTGCCATTCCCAGAATTCCCTTCCGCTTGGTTCAGCTCCTTCTGCTTCCAGACAGATTCAGAGACAAATTTACAAGAAGAGACAGAGTGTCCCAATTTCTTGCAATTAGTACACTTTGTTGTCCCAATTTCTTTTTATTCCTGTTCAGTTCTTTTCTTTTGCTGAGCATGGAAAGGTACTAGTAGATATAGTTTCTGTAATTATATAATTTCATTTCCTAAAGAAAAATCACTACCTCAAACATGCCAAGTGACTTATCTGTGATAACCAATTTCAATTATAAAAGTAAATGCCCATATCTTGGAATTctggtattttatttatttttgttctggGGAGGAATTTCTGTATTTAAGAATGGAGAGTTTCATATCATGTTTGTGAATCTGTGTCATTGGCAGGGATTTGAGTTTTAACAATTTAGAAGGGGAAATTTCAGAGACAATGATGATGAAGCATATAAGATTCATGTAAGTCTTGTTATGAGCTCAGTCTTCATTCAATTATGGATTAGAAACAATGCACTGTTATTTAAATTTCAAGAGAGGTATGCTGGATTTACagtcttgtatttattttttcatctaACTTTGATTTCGTACATTGACAAATTCGATGTTGCCTTCTGTTAGCTTTTTAACTGGAAATCAACTAAGTGGAAATGTAACAAAAGATTTCTTGAAGGATGGAACTAGCGTGTATGTTTCTAATCTGTAATGCTATTATTGTTTATATCTTTAGAAATATTTGAAATAAAACCTTGATGTGCTACTATTTGTACCAAACTTCTCCTTTACCATGGTTGGAATTGCTGGTGCAATTATGTCAATAAGCACTGTCATTGACCTTCCTTTATCTTATACACTGTTGGTGTTTATTTCACTTACATGTATTATCATCGATGACTTTCTCATCtactttttccttcttttcatgGAAACTGCTTATTTCTTTTCCTAGACCATCCTCTTCCTATAACATAAGTCCATCATTCGTGCTTCAGATATGGCACTATATTCATTCTAGTTGGAGTGTTTCTGGATGTCGGTCTTCTTGTCAAATACCTTTTCTTTTTACTGCTGATCTCATTTCTTTTTCTATTCcattatttcttattttttttcctaCTCTTTTGGGGGAAGGTGGAGGGTTAGTGGGATAATATGTATCTGCTGAAATAGTTCTTTTTCTTTCATCAATATGATGGTATACCTTTAATCTTTTTATAGTGTGGAGAAACTTTAGACATTTTTCTGACCTGTATTCTGAATTAGATGCTTTTTTTCtacaattaatatatatacacacacacacattttgGTTATCCTATATGACTAATAACATTTAATATTTTACAGAGATCTTTCATACAATAACTTCACGTGGCAAGGACCTGATGAATATACTTGTCTGGAAAGCAGGTCAGATTTCTATTCCATAATCTTTTTTTGGTGCTGTTTGCAGTTGCATGtggattttgaattaattgttttgttttttgtttttcccTTTAATTTAGGAATCTAAACCTGAATCTGTTCCGAAGCTCTTCCTCTTGGAACACCTCGTGAGATGCTCTTTCTCTCAACTTTTGTGGGATGCCATCATTTGTTGTATTGTTTTTCGAGTTTAGACTCAGGATTCTACGGTTACAGTATATATTTATAAAAGCTTGGTGTGTATTGCCTTTCCTAATAGATGTTTTTTCCACTCTATCTCAGAAGAGGCCTTCCCTGCTTGAAGGATTCTAACTGTCGACGATGTAAGGATATACTATATTAacttagaatatatatatatatatatatatatgacttatATTTGAATTAGGATTCTGGGATGATTActcatttttttattaaatacattAAATACGCCCTAACATATTTAACAGAAACTCTGAAATAATCATATTCTTTAACTGTGTCAACTTTTTGAGATATAATGTTATCAATGTATCTATATAATGTTCCTGGTATTTGCATTTTTAGTCCTTTTTGACTTAAAGACATTAAATGTTTATCTGAGTTAAGTTCTATTCATTTTATTATGCTAAATGACCATTATTATAGAGATATTACACAATATTGCTTTCCCATAATGTGTGATCTCACCATATCTTTATGGCAGATTCAACTTGTTGGCATGTTAATAGTGGTGGAAAGGATGTTAATGTCaagaacaataacaataacaaagAACTTTTATACGAGGGAGATGGAGATGTGGAAGGTGGCACtgcaaaattatttttaaatgaaaagaatgaCTGGGGATTTAGTAGTACTGGAGACTTCCTGGATGATAATGATTTCCAAAATAAATTTTATGTTGCAAATCTGCCGTCATCAAATATGTCTGAGCTATATAAATCAGCCCGCATAGCGCCAATTTCACTCACTTATTTTCATCATTGCTTGGAAAATGGGAACTACACAGTGAATCTCCATTTTGCGGAGATACAGTTTACAAATGGACAAACATATGAAAGTCTTGGGAGGCGTATTTTTGACATCTATGTTCAGGTAAATAGAAAAATATGGAATTATGATTTGTCAGAGTTTAAATTATATGTTAAACATGAAGATCTTGTTGCAGGAAAAGTTAATGTTGAAAGATTTCAATATTGTACATGAGGCAGGGGGTGCACAGAAGCCGAGAGTGATACCTTTAAATAGTGTTAGTGTGACAGATAATGTGTTGGAGATTCGATTTTATTTTGCTGGAAAAGGGACAACAAGGATTCCTGAAAGATCAGTATACGGGCCTTTGATATCTGCTATATCTGTCGTTTCTAGTGAGTCATTCTTATGTGCTATATTGAATATGTAATATACAAAGATCCTACTAATATAGTCTGGCCCACGGGTTTAAATATCCGAAATATAATTTTGTTCTCGATTGGCCAACAGTTGGTTCTACTTTGTAGTTTGAAATTATAATGCTCAGATGGGAAGGAATTACATATTTTAAGCTTGGTCTCTTCAGATGATTGAGTTATATATCTATGCAGATAGtattaaataaaaaacaattGTTGCAGATACATATTGTAGTAGCTTTTCTCAGGTCCAAACACTTAATCTTTGTCATCTGGTCCTATTTATGAGATCTTATTTGATAACTGACATGGTAAAGATTGGGGGTAGGGTACAAGATGATTTGTTTTAGGCACTTGGCTTTGTGAACTAATAAGacaccattttacaatttacatCTTCGTGAAAAGTTCTTGCTGCTTGTCAAAGTaaactttttttattttgattccTTTCTTGTATTCCTCAAAATATTGTAGGAGGTtgacttgtttagttactttTCTTTGGCAGATTCTAAGCACTGTTCCAATGGTGGAAACAATGAAACAACTTCTATCATTGTTGGGGTTGTTATAGGAGCATTATGCCTGATCTTTATTGTACTAGGGATCCTTTGCTGGAAAGGCTATTTCAAAGGAAGAAGTAAGGGAAATAAAGGTGCGATCCATTAAAAATTTTAGTGTCATTTTTGTCATATTTGGGTCTTCAACAATTGAATGCATTGCTTTATTAAACGAAATGGGGGAGAACTGCAAgctgataatttattttttgtacataaaacaataattttgGACATGTCGTAACTCATAAGTCATAGTCTCTCTTCTCCAACAAGTGTGGCACTTAAAGAATTGAAGCACAAAGGTCACAAGTGTGAAACTTTTGTGTGTGGCTAAAAAAGGACTTAAGAGTGTGATCCCATAACCTCTTTAATTTGACAAAATCAATGTTGAAAAGATTAGGTCCATATGTAGATATTTTTCTGGCTACAAACGATTTGGACTTAGGAAAAGTCTGGTTTTAAAGCGGGCTGCCATAGATGTCAGATCTAATGGAAGGTGTAGTACACTAGTTTTTCAGAGTTGGTACTAGTTTGTTAAATACAGTACCAGCTGAGACTGCCTTGCTGCCCGGAGACAATGGTTTGTTACTTGTTAGAAGAATATTATCGGTTGTTGGTTCTTTGAAGTCTCCTTTGGTGACAAAAGGAAGGAAAAAATTGTCATTCAGTAGTCTGCAATGTGCAAGGTGAACCATATACACCAGTGGGGTTCTAGTGGCCCTCTTGAGAGCATATGATTGCACCTTTAGGTTGATGAGACATTATGCAGATATTGTTTTGCTGCACATACTGTCTTTAATAAAAAAGCTAGAAATTACTATAAATTATAACAAGACCCTTAGTTTATGGTTTCATCTGTGCCACCTTGCAGATCTTAAAGGACTGGAAATGCAGACAGGAATTTTTACCTTGAAACAAATAAAGGCTGCCACCAGCGACTTTGACTATGCCAATAAGATTGGAGAGGGTGGTTTTGGACCTGTGTACAAGGTATTTTCGCAAATATATCTTCTTTTTCTTTGTCTATTAATTTCAGATGTACAATCTGACTATGGGTTGGAGCACAGGGACAATTACCAGATGGAACTGCTATTGCCGTTAAGCAGCTTTCATCTAGATCAAGGCAGGGCAATCGTGAATTCTTAAATGAGATAGGCATGATCTCTTGTCTGCAGCATCCAAATCTTGTGAAACTCCATGGATGTTGTATTGAAGCCGATCAGTTGATGTTGGTTTATGAGTACATGGAAAATAATAGCCTTGCACGTGCATTATTTGGTGAGCCTTGACGATGAAAAGTTTCTGAAATTATCAAGACATTTAATATTCATGTCCTACATTGAGACATGTGAACTAGATTTGAGATATGTTTACTGTGGCATGTCTTATGTCTAGTCTTTTGGAAATTGTGTATTCTCCCTTAATCTTATATTATTTATTGGATAACATGCAGATTCAAGATTTCAGATTCCATTGAACTGGTCAACAAGGCATAAAATTTGTATTGGGATAGCGAGGGGTCTAGCTTTTCTTCATGAAGAATCTAGACTAAAAATTGTCCACAGAGACATCAAAGCTACCAATGTGCTGCTAGATGGGGACTTAAATCCAAAGATATCTGATTTTGGATTGGCTCGGCTTGATGAAGAGGAAAAGACTCACATCAGCACCAAAATTGCCGGGACTATGTTAGTTGACATTTATTTTTAATTCTTCTATTTTTTATCAAAAGAAAAATCCTTATTTTCCATATCTCAATGCTTTAAAGTTATGGACTATTTGGCTGAGACATCCATTCTTTAGTTATGGACTATTGGAATTATGATTTGCAGTGGATATATGGCACCAGAATATGCGTTATGGGGTCATCTCACCTACAAAGCAGATGTTTACAGTTTTGGAGTTGTGGTCTTGGAAATTGTTAGCGGGGAGAACAATAATAACTATATCCCAAGCAATGATTACGTTTGTCTTTTAGATTGGGTTCTCCACAATCCCTGCTCTATCTTTCTTATTTCGTCTATATTTTTGcctttttatttcattttctttgGTTAAGCAACATCTGATTGTTAGTTGTCATTGTTGTTTTTGAATGAGTTGGCCCATTTGTTtctgaatgataaagaacatatCTACTTCATTTCATACTCAAACAAATACTTGTGCTGCAGGCCTGTCATTTACAACAGAGTGGAAACCTTATGGAGTTGGTGGATGAGAAATTAGGCTTTGAGGTAGACAAAAAGCAAGCCGAAACTACGATTAGAGTAGCTCTCCTGTGCACTCATGCAGCTGCTTCACTTCGGCCTACAATGTCTGAAGTGGTGAACATGCTTCAAGAACGAATGACAGTTCCTGAAGTGGTCTCAGAGCCAAGCAACTATGGTAGTGATTTAAGATTCAAGGCTATTAGAGACCTCCATAAGCACAGGAAAGATGAAAGTTCCAGTGTAAGCCATACCAAGAGTTTGACCACAGTTATGTTCCACTCGTCCTCATCAGATGACAATGGTCCCTCTGGATTAACCCCACAATCTATGGTGCCATGATGGTGTTGAGCATTCTTTATTTTTGTACAATTTTTCACTTGTGAACCTATAAGCAGTTGTAGGGTAAGAGAAGAATTGTTCTCTTTTacttcatccttgaaattttagTGGGTGCTTTTTTTCCCCTGTAAATAATGGAGTACTCCTCTTCAAACTATGGATccagttagttttgtttaagatGTATTTTCCAACGTTACAATGTACATACATATTTTTAATGGATTCCCAGTGAAACTCCTCTTATGTGAGTGCAATAATGATGTTAAGAAAATGCTATAAGCTAACAAAAATGGTAAAAGATTGTAATTCCCGTGTCTTTTCATTGATTGAATTACATATTTATACAATAGGTACATACGTATTCTAAGGCTACAAAATAAGAAAGTTATTGACTAATTGCAACGTAATATATGCTAACTTAATTACAACGTATATATGCTAACTTAATATAGAAGTTTACAAAAGAGATACCAGAATAATTTACATCTTCTATCA
It encodes the following:
- the LOC133801201 gene encoding probable LRR receptor-like serine/threonine-protein kinase RFK1 isoform X2, whose product is MKASNFLLFIIFAMSHFGLLMRFTQAKLPQQEVDALEEIASTMGAKYWKFINDDSCQIEMVGVAENRPTGAESSISCNCTSAINTCHVVSIELKRLNLPGVLPPQLVKLPFLEKIDFAYNYLSGTIPPEWASLRLTNISLLVNRLSGKIPKELGNITSLTYLCLEANQFFGSLPPELGNLINLQTLMLSSNNLTGTLPMTFTKLGNLTDLLVVIMYMISFMVSILVSLVHFVIECSRINDNNLNGRIPVLIQNWKQLQRLELHASGFEGPIPSQISLLVELTELRISDISGPEQNFPTLNGTTGLVRLVLRNCNISGKIPSYIWTRKSLELLDLSFNNLEGEISETMMMKHIRFIDLSYNNFTWQGPDEYTCLESRNLNLNLFRSSSSWNTSRGLPCLKDSNCRRYSTCWHVNSGGKDVNVKNNNNNKELLYEGDGDVEGGTAKLFLNEKNDWGFSSTGDFLDDNDFQNKFYVANLPSSNMSELYKSARIAPISLTYFHHCLENGNYTVNLHFAEIQFTNGQTYESLGRRIFDIYVQEKLMLKDFNIVHEAGGAQKPRVIPLNSVSVTDNVLEIRFYFAGKGTTRIPERSVYGPLISAISVVSNSKHCSNGGNNETTSIIVGVVIGALCLIFIVLGILCWKGYFKGRSKGNKDLKGLEMQTGIFTLKQIKAATSDFDYANKIGEGGFGPVYKGQLPDGTAIAVKQLSSRSRQGNREFLNEIGMISCLQHPNLVKLHGCCIEADQLMLVYEYMENNSLARALFDSRFQIPLNWSTRHKICIGIARGLAFLHEESRLKIVHRDIKATNVLLDGDLNPKISDFGLARLDEEEKTHISTKIAGTIGYMAPEYALWGHLTYKADVYSFGVVVLEIVSGENNNNYIPSNDYVCLLDWACHLQQSGNLMELVDEKLGFEVDKKQAETTIRVALLCTHAAASLRPTMSEVVNMLQERMTVPEVVSEPSNYGSDLRFKAIRDLHKHRKDESSSVSHTKSLTTVMFHSSSSDDNGPSGLTPQSMVP
- the LOC133801201 gene encoding probable LRR receptor-like serine/threonine-protein kinase RFK1 isoform X1; translation: MKASNFLLFIIFAMSHFGLLMRFTQAKLPQQEVDALEEIASTMGAKYWKFINDDSCQIEMVGVAENRPTGAESSISCNCTSAINTCHVVSIELKRLNLPGVLPPQLVKLPFLEKIDFAYNYLSGTIPPEWASLRLTNISLLVNRLSGKIPKELGNITSLTYLCLEANQFFGSLPPELGNLINLQTLMLSSNNLTGTLPMTFTKLGNLTDLLVVIMYMISFMVSILVSLVHFVIECSRINDNNLNGRIPVLIQNWKQLQRLELHASGFEGPIPSQISLLVELTELRISDISGPEQNFPTLNGTTGLVRLVLRNCNISGKIPSYIWTRKSLELLDLSFNNLEGEISETMMMKHIRFIFLTGNQLSGNVTKDFLKDGTSVDLSYNNFTWQGPDEYTCLESRNLNLNLFRSSSSWNTSRGLPCLKDSNCRRYSTCWHVNSGGKDVNVKNNNNNKELLYEGDGDVEGGTAKLFLNEKNDWGFSSTGDFLDDNDFQNKFYVANLPSSNMSELYKSARIAPISLTYFHHCLENGNYTVNLHFAEIQFTNGQTYESLGRRIFDIYVQEKLMLKDFNIVHEAGGAQKPRVIPLNSVSVTDNVLEIRFYFAGKGTTRIPERSVYGPLISAISVVSNSKHCSNGGNNETTSIIVGVVIGALCLIFIVLGILCWKGYFKGRSKGNKDLKGLEMQTGIFTLKQIKAATSDFDYANKIGEGGFGPVYKGQLPDGTAIAVKQLSSRSRQGNREFLNEIGMISCLQHPNLVKLHGCCIEADQLMLVYEYMENNSLARALFDSRFQIPLNWSTRHKICIGIARGLAFLHEESRLKIVHRDIKATNVLLDGDLNPKISDFGLARLDEEEKTHISTKIAGTIGYMAPEYALWGHLTYKADVYSFGVVVLEIVSGENNNNYIPSNDYVCLLDWACHLQQSGNLMELVDEKLGFEVDKKQAETTIRVALLCTHAAASLRPTMSEVVNMLQERMTVPEVVSEPSNYGSDLRFKAIRDLHKHRKDESSSVSHTKSLTTVMFHSSSSDDNGPSGLTPQSMVP
- the LOC133801201 gene encoding probable LRR receptor-like serine/threonine-protein kinase RFK1 isoform X4, which produces MKASNFLLFIIFAMSHFGLLMRFTQAKLPQQEVDALEEIASTMGAKYWKFINDDSCQIEMVGVAENRPTGAESSISCNCTSAINTCHVVSIELKRLNLPGVLPPQLVKLPFLEKIDFAYNYLSGTIPPEWASLRLTNISLLVNRLSGKIPKELGNITSLTYLCLEANQFFGSLPPELGNLINLQTLMLSSNNLTGTLPMTFTKLGNLTDLLVVIMYMISFMVSILVSLVHFVIECSRINDNNLNGRIPVLIQNWKQLQRLELHASGFEGPIPSQISLLVELTELRISDISGPEQNFPTLNGTTGLVRLVLRNCNISGKIPSYIWTRKSLELLDLSFNNLEGEISETMMMKHIRFIFLTGNQLSGNVTKDFLKDGTSVDLSYNNFTWQGPDEYTCLESRNLNLNLFRSSSSWNTSRGLPCLKDSNCRRYSTCWHVNSGGKDVNVKNNNNNKELLYEGDGDVEGGTAKLFLNEKNDWGFSSTGDFLDDNDFQNKFYVANLPSSNMSELYKSARIAPISLTYFHHCLENGNYTVNLHFAEIQFTNGQTYESLGRRIFDIYVQEKLMLKDFNIVHEAGGAQKPRVIPLNSVSVTDNVLEIRFYFAGKGTTRIPERSVYGPLISAISVVSNSKHCSNGGNNETTSIIVGVVIGALCLIFIVLGILCWKGYFKGRSKGNKDLKGLEMQTGIFTLKQIKAATSDFDYANKIGEGGFGPVYKGQLPDGTAIAVKQLSSRSRQGNREFLNEIGMISCLQHPNLVKLHGCCIEADQLMLVYEYMENNSLARALFDSRFQIPLNWSTRHKICIGIARGLAFLHEESRLKIVHRDIKATNVLLDGDLNPKISDFGLARLDEEEKTHISTKIAGTMPVIYNRVETLWSWWMRN
- the LOC133801201 gene encoding probable LRR receptor-like serine/threonine-protein kinase RFK1 isoform X3 is translated as MKASNFLLFIIFAMSHFGLLMRFTQAKLPQQEVDALEEIASTMGAKYWKFINDDSCQIEMVGVAENRPTGAESSISCNCTSAINTCHVVSIELKRLNLPGVLPPQLVKLPFLEKIDFAYNYLSGTIPPEWASLRLTNISLLVNRLSGKIPKELGNITSLTYLCLEANQFFGSLPPELGNLINLQTLMLSSNNLTGTLPMTFTKLGNLTDFRINDNNLNGRIPVLIQNWKQLQRLELHASGFEGPIPSQISLLVELTELRISDISGPEQNFPTLNGTTGLVRLVLRNCNISGKIPSYIWTRKSLELLDLSFNNLEGEISETMMMKHIRFIFLTGNQLSGNVTKDFLKDGTSVDLSYNNFTWQGPDEYTCLESRNLNLNLFRSSSSWNTSRGLPCLKDSNCRRYSTCWHVNSGGKDVNVKNNNNNKELLYEGDGDVEGGTAKLFLNEKNDWGFSSTGDFLDDNDFQNKFYVANLPSSNMSELYKSARIAPISLTYFHHCLENGNYTVNLHFAEIQFTNGQTYESLGRRIFDIYVQEKLMLKDFNIVHEAGGAQKPRVIPLNSVSVTDNVLEIRFYFAGKGTTRIPERSVYGPLISAISVVSNSKHCSNGGNNETTSIIVGVVIGALCLIFIVLGILCWKGYFKGRSKGNKDLKGLEMQTGIFTLKQIKAATSDFDYANKIGEGGFGPVYKGQLPDGTAIAVKQLSSRSRQGNREFLNEIGMISCLQHPNLVKLHGCCIEADQLMLVYEYMENNSLARALFDSRFQIPLNWSTRHKICIGIARGLAFLHEESRLKIVHRDIKATNVLLDGDLNPKISDFGLARLDEEEKTHISTKIAGTIGYMAPEYALWGHLTYKADVYSFGVVVLEIVSGENNNNYIPSNDYVCLLDWACHLQQSGNLMELVDEKLGFEVDKKQAETTIRVALLCTHAAASLRPTMSEVVNMLQERMTVPEVVSEPSNYGSDLRFKAIRDLHKHRKDESSSVSHTKSLTTVMFHSSSSDDNGPSGLTPQSMVP
- the LOC133801201 gene encoding probable LRR receptor-like serine/threonine-protein kinase RFK1 isoform X5, with product MLSSNNLTGTLPMTFTKLGNLTDLLVVIMYMISFMVSILVSLVHFVIECSRINDNNLNGRIPVLIQNWKQLQRLELHASGFEGPIPSQISLLVELTELRISDISGPEQNFPTLNGTTGLVRLVLRNCNISGKIPSYIWTRKSLELLDLSFNNLEGEISETMMMKHIRFIFLTGNQLSGNVTKDFLKDGTSVDLSYNNFTWQGPDEYTCLESRNLNLNLFRSSSSWNTSRGLPCLKDSNCRRYSTCWHVNSGGKDVNVKNNNNNKELLYEGDGDVEGGTAKLFLNEKNDWGFSSTGDFLDDNDFQNKFYVANLPSSNMSELYKSARIAPISLTYFHHCLENGNYTVNLHFAEIQFTNGQTYESLGRRIFDIYVQEKLMLKDFNIVHEAGGAQKPRVIPLNSVSVTDNVLEIRFYFAGKGTTRIPERSVYGPLISAISVVSNSKHCSNGGNNETTSIIVGVVIGALCLIFIVLGILCWKGYFKGRSKGNKDLKGLEMQTGIFTLKQIKAATSDFDYANKIGEGGFGPVYKGQLPDGTAIAVKQLSSRSRQGNREFLNEIGMISCLQHPNLVKLHGCCIEADQLMLVYEYMENNSLARALFDSRFQIPLNWSTRHKICIGIARGLAFLHEESRLKIVHRDIKATNVLLDGDLNPKISDFGLARLDEEEKTHISTKIAGTIGYMAPEYALWGHLTYKADVYSFGVVVLEIVSGENNNNYIPSNDYVCLLDWACHLQQSGNLMELVDEKLGFEVDKKQAETTIRVALLCTHAAASLRPTMSEVVNMLQERMTVPEVVSEPSNYGSDLRFKAIRDLHKHRKDESSSVSHTKSLTTVMFHSSSSDDNGPSGLTPQSMVP